A single window of Oreochromis aureus strain Israel breed Guangdong linkage group 5, ZZ_aureus, whole genome shotgun sequence DNA harbors:
- the LOC120440249 gene encoding inter-alpha-trypsin inhibitor heavy chain H3-like isoform X1, whose protein sequence is MGRAVVQITLIGLLFALASTLPNKDDWDIYSFHINSTVTSRYATTVITSRVANRMDESKEIEFHVRIPKNAFISKFRMFIDGQVYDGVVKAKEQAQQQYTEAVSRGESAGLVSSVGRTLEEFKTSVTVAAHKKVTFELTYEELMKRTHGKYELQIHARPMQPVRDFKVDVHIHEEAGISFIDVKGGLSTKALANAITKTHADKQAWVYFYPTVYQQKMCDSCGDQGMNGDLVIVYDVNRDNGLGHIKKSDGYFVHHFAPSDLPRIPKNVVFVIDQSGSMYGRKIEQTRIALVHILNDLAEDDHFGLITFDDRISYWKRELVQANSKNLESAKNFARNIQDRGSTDINEAVLQGARMLNAHNREGSASILILLTDGDPTSGVTNLENIQSNVRQAIAGKFPLYCLGFGFDVNFNFLEKMSLQNNGVARRIYEDSDADLQLKGFYEEVATPLLTDVTMIYVGGTNLTQTYFSHYYNGSEIVVAGEITDNNIETFTPQVVAISSNRRIIFSNPNETVESTGTVSDDRIQRVWAYLTVKQLLDKELQLSGPEKEKVKKEAMELSLKYSFVTPLTSMVVTKPPGENTDVLHKPKEGETSQRWPSPGGQPNLAHLTPASGYSGRWVLSADYGMAYDLETADYSEPVDAPIDLTDAPLLHRFLLNSTGNQTVPLCFYISGAIILKLFHHPSRDLSVNGELDSIANGGFSKIFIHIKTHQHVEVDAESQRVTVRDGQAVTYQAAGQDPSTVGSVTVTVYNTEIHIAAEDILLVISQHEKNGQRLLWPVLRQQPSTNNTEGLLAVKPAVYEVVQQVPVTKLKIKNQETDVTSDSAIDYSTDPPVTKNCWLMSADSALQRPLADFSWHNFKCELC, encoded by the exons ATGGGGAGAGCTGTGGTGCAAATCACACTCATAGGACTCCTTTTTGCTTTGGCCTCCACACTGCCAAACAAG GATGACTGGGACATCTACAGCTTTCACATTAACTCCACAGTGACCAGTCGTTATGCCACCACTGTCATCACAAGCCGTGTGGCCAATCGTATGGATGAGTCAAAGGAAATTGAATTCCATGTTCGGATTCCCAAGAATGCATTCATCAGTAAATTTCGAAT GTTTATCGATGGCCAAGTTTATGATGGTGTTGTGAAAGCTAAGGAGCAAGCTCAGCAGCAGTACACTGAAGCTGTGTCCCGTGGTGAAAGTGCTGGACTTGTCAG TTCTGTAGGAAGGACTCTGGAGGAATTTAAGACCTCAGTAACTGTGGCTGCTCACAAAAAGGTCACTTTTGAACTCACATATGAGGAACTGATGAAACGCACACATGGCAAGTACGAGCTGCAAATCCATGCTCGACCCATGCAGCCTGTCAGAGACTTCAAG GTGGATGTGCACATTCACGAGGAAGCTGGCATCAGTTTCATTGATGTGAAAGGAGGTCTGAGCACCAAAGCCCTCGCTAATGCCATCACCAAAACACATGCAGATAAACAG GCGTGGGTGTATTTCTATCCAACAGTCTACCAACAGAAAATGTGTGACAGCTGTGGAGATCAGGGTATGAATGGAGATCTGGTTATTGTTTATGATGTTAACAGGGATAATGGACTGGGACACATCAAG AAATCTGACGGGTACTTTGTTCATCATTTTGCTCCATCTGATCTTCCTCGGATACCAAAAAACGTCGTCTTTGTTATTGATCAAAGTGGCTCAATGTACGGCAGAAAAATTGAGCAG ACGAGGATCGCATTAGTCCACATTTTGAATGATCTGGCAGAAGATGATCACTTTGGTCTGATCACTTTTGATGACAGAATTTCTTACTGGAAGCGAGAACTCGTTCAGGCCAACAGCAAAAACCTGGAAAGCGCCAAAAACTTTGCACGCAATATTCAAGACAGAGGAT CCACAGACATAAATGAAGCAGTGTTGCAAGGAGCACGTATGCTGAATGCACATAACAGAGAAGGTTCAGCATCTATCCTTATACTCCTCACAGATGGAGACCCAACCTCAG GGGTGACAAATCTGGAGAATATCCAGTCAAATGTAAGACAGGCTATTGCGGGCAAATTCCCACTGTACTGTCTCGGTTTTGGTTTTGATGTTAATTTTAATTTCCTTGAGAAAATGTCGCTGCAAAATAATGGTGTGGCACGGCGGATTTATGAAGACTCTGATGCTGATTTACAGCTGAAG GGTTTCTATGAAGAGGTGGCCACACCTCTACTGACAGATGTGACAATGATCTATGTGGGTGGGACCAATCTAACCCAGACTTACTTCAGTCACTATTATAATGGTTCTGAGATTGTGGTGGCTGGTGAGATCACAGATAATAACATTGAAACCTTCACCCCTCAAGTTGTGGCCATTTCA AGTAATAGAAGAATAATATTCTCTAACCCAAATGAAACCGTGGAATCCACTGGAACAGTGTCTGATGACCGTATCCAGAGGGTTTGGGCGTACCTCACAGTTAAACAGCTTCTGGACAAAGA GCTTCAATTATCTGGACCTGAGAAAGAGAAAGTGAAGAAGGAAGCTATGGAGCTGTCACTGAAGTACAGCTTTGTGACCCCTCTCACATCTATGGTGGTCACAAAGCCTCCAGGAGAGAACACAGATGTGCTTCATAAACCCAAGGAAGGTGAAACATCACAGAGATGGCCGTCGCCAGGAGGTCAACCCAATTTAGCACACCTTACTCCTGCTAGTGGTTATAGTGGGCGGTGGGTTCTTTCTG CTGATTACGGCATGGCCTATGATCTCGAAACTGCAG ATTATTCAGAGCCTGTTGATGCCCCGATTGACTTAACTGATG CTCCTCTTCTCCACAGGTTTTTGCTCAACTCAACTGGGAATCAGACTGTTCCACTCTGCTTTTACATCAGTGGAGCTATAATCCTTAAACTATTTCACCACCCCAGCAGAG ACCTGTCTGTTAATGGTGAGCTAGATTCAATTGCAAACGGAGGTTTCAGCAAAATTTTTATTCACATCAAAACTCACCAGCATGTTGAGGTTGACGCTGAATCACAGAGGGTCACTGTACGAGATGGACAGGCAGTGACATATCAAGCTGCTGGACAGGATCCCTCGACAGTTGGCAG TGTTACAGTGACTGTGTACAACACTGAAATTCACATTGCAGCTGAAGACATTCTCCTGGTCATCTCACAACATGAGAAAAATGGCCAAAGACTCCTTTGGCCAGTTTTAAGACAGCAACCCTCAACCAACAACACCGAAGGACTTTTAG CTGTAAAGCCAGCAGTGTATGAGGTGGTGCAGCAAGTTCCTGTCACAAAACTAAAGATTAAAAACCAAGAGACAGATGTTACAAG tgacAGCGCTATTGACTACAGCACCGACCCTCCTGTCACAAAGAACTGCTGGCTTATGTCTGCTGACTCTGCCCTGCAGAGACCACTGGCAGATTTTTCATGGCACAACTTTAAGTGTGAATTATGCTGA
- the LOC120440249 gene encoding inter-alpha-trypsin inhibitor heavy chain H3-like isoform X2, whose amino-acid sequence MGRAVVQITLIGLLFALASTLPNKDDWDIYSFHINSTVTSRYATTVITSRVANRMDESKEIEFHVRIPKNAFISKFRMFIDGQVYDGVVKAKEQAQQQYTEAVSRGESAGLVSSVGRTLEEFKTSVTVAAHKKVTFELTYEELMKRTHGKYELQIHARPMQPVRDFKVDVHIHEEAGISFIDVKGGLSTKALANAITKTHADKQAWVYFYPTVYQQKMCDSCGDQGMNGDLVIVYDVNRDNGLGHIKKSDGYFVHHFAPSDLPRIPKNVVFVIDQSGSMYGRKIEQTRIALVHILNDLAEDDHFGLITFDDRISYWKRELVQANSKNLESAKNFARNIQDRGSTDINEAVLQGARMLNAHNREGSASILILLTDGDPTSGVTNLENIQSNVRQAIAGKFPLYCLGFGFDVNFNFLEKMSLQNNGVARRIYEDSDADLQLKGFYEEVATPLLTDVTMIYVGGTNLTQTYFSHYYNGSEIVVAGEITDNNIETFTPQVVAISSNRRIIFSNPNETVESTGTVSDDRIQRVWAYLTVKQLLDKELQLSGPEKEKVKKEAMELSLKYSFVTPLTSMVVTKPPGENTDVLHKPKEGETSQRWPSPGGQPNLAHLTPASGYSGRWVLSADYGMAYDLETADYSEPVDAPIDLTDAPLLHRFLLNSTGNQTVPLCFYISGAIILKLFHHPSRDLSVNGELDSIANGGFSKIFIHIKTHQHVEVDAESQRVTVRDGQAVTYQAAGQDPSTVGS is encoded by the exons ATGGGGAGAGCTGTGGTGCAAATCACACTCATAGGACTCCTTTTTGCTTTGGCCTCCACACTGCCAAACAAG GATGACTGGGACATCTACAGCTTTCACATTAACTCCACAGTGACCAGTCGTTATGCCACCACTGTCATCACAAGCCGTGTGGCCAATCGTATGGATGAGTCAAAGGAAATTGAATTCCATGTTCGGATTCCCAAGAATGCATTCATCAGTAAATTTCGAAT GTTTATCGATGGCCAAGTTTATGATGGTGTTGTGAAAGCTAAGGAGCAAGCTCAGCAGCAGTACACTGAAGCTGTGTCCCGTGGTGAAAGTGCTGGACTTGTCAG TTCTGTAGGAAGGACTCTGGAGGAATTTAAGACCTCAGTAACTGTGGCTGCTCACAAAAAGGTCACTTTTGAACTCACATATGAGGAACTGATGAAACGCACACATGGCAAGTACGAGCTGCAAATCCATGCTCGACCCATGCAGCCTGTCAGAGACTTCAAG GTGGATGTGCACATTCACGAGGAAGCTGGCATCAGTTTCATTGATGTGAAAGGAGGTCTGAGCACCAAAGCCCTCGCTAATGCCATCACCAAAACACATGCAGATAAACAG GCGTGGGTGTATTTCTATCCAACAGTCTACCAACAGAAAATGTGTGACAGCTGTGGAGATCAGGGTATGAATGGAGATCTGGTTATTGTTTATGATGTTAACAGGGATAATGGACTGGGACACATCAAG AAATCTGACGGGTACTTTGTTCATCATTTTGCTCCATCTGATCTTCCTCGGATACCAAAAAACGTCGTCTTTGTTATTGATCAAAGTGGCTCAATGTACGGCAGAAAAATTGAGCAG ACGAGGATCGCATTAGTCCACATTTTGAATGATCTGGCAGAAGATGATCACTTTGGTCTGATCACTTTTGATGACAGAATTTCTTACTGGAAGCGAGAACTCGTTCAGGCCAACAGCAAAAACCTGGAAAGCGCCAAAAACTTTGCACGCAATATTCAAGACAGAGGAT CCACAGACATAAATGAAGCAGTGTTGCAAGGAGCACGTATGCTGAATGCACATAACAGAGAAGGTTCAGCATCTATCCTTATACTCCTCACAGATGGAGACCCAACCTCAG GGGTGACAAATCTGGAGAATATCCAGTCAAATGTAAGACAGGCTATTGCGGGCAAATTCCCACTGTACTGTCTCGGTTTTGGTTTTGATGTTAATTTTAATTTCCTTGAGAAAATGTCGCTGCAAAATAATGGTGTGGCACGGCGGATTTATGAAGACTCTGATGCTGATTTACAGCTGAAG GGTTTCTATGAAGAGGTGGCCACACCTCTACTGACAGATGTGACAATGATCTATGTGGGTGGGACCAATCTAACCCAGACTTACTTCAGTCACTATTATAATGGTTCTGAGATTGTGGTGGCTGGTGAGATCACAGATAATAACATTGAAACCTTCACCCCTCAAGTTGTGGCCATTTCA AGTAATAGAAGAATAATATTCTCTAACCCAAATGAAACCGTGGAATCCACTGGAACAGTGTCTGATGACCGTATCCAGAGGGTTTGGGCGTACCTCACAGTTAAACAGCTTCTGGACAAAGA GCTTCAATTATCTGGACCTGAGAAAGAGAAAGTGAAGAAGGAAGCTATGGAGCTGTCACTGAAGTACAGCTTTGTGACCCCTCTCACATCTATGGTGGTCACAAAGCCTCCAGGAGAGAACACAGATGTGCTTCATAAACCCAAGGAAGGTGAAACATCACAGAGATGGCCGTCGCCAGGAGGTCAACCCAATTTAGCACACCTTACTCCTGCTAGTGGTTATAGTGGGCGGTGGGTTCTTTCTG CTGATTACGGCATGGCCTATGATCTCGAAACTGCAG ATTATTCAGAGCCTGTTGATGCCCCGATTGACTTAACTGATG CTCCTCTTCTCCACAGGTTTTTGCTCAACTCAACTGGGAATCAGACTGTTCCACTCTGCTTTTACATCAGTGGAGCTATAATCCTTAAACTATTTCACCACCCCAGCAGAG ACCTGTCTGTTAATGGTGAGCTAGATTCAATTGCAAACGGAGGTTTCAGCAAAATTTTTATTCACATCAAAACTCACCAGCATGTTGAGGTTGACGCTGAATCACAGAGGGTCACTGTACGAGATGGACAGGCAGTGACATATCAAGCTGCTGGACAGGATCCCTCGACAGTTGGCAG CTGA